The region atgtcaagttcaattaCTTTAAAGAAACCTAAATAGCAAACCACTACATTCTAGCCAGGGTCATGCCCTTCAGTATTTGCACAGCTTGCGCCATCCGCTTGCTGTGTGACATCAAGCTTGCCGACAGGTGGTGGCGAGCTTGGTTCTGCCTTCATAGAGCTTCCAAATGGGGCAGCCCTTAAATGAAATGGGATCAATTGGTCACGTAGTCACCCAGGGCTACCTCAATACGTTCCATGATGGCCTCGACTTCACTTTGTTCGTCCCACTTATGAAATACCTCACAACCACCTACCATGTCCGAGATCCAATTTGAATCTCTGACATCTAGACTAGGAGCTTGACCATTTACCAGTAGCTGCCAGTATATCTTGTACTGGTACTTGTCCCCCTTGTCAAAACAGTCTTTAACTCGCTTGCGGATAGCTGGCGTTTGCAGATCGTTCAGGTAGCCAGAAATCATTTGGCGGCAAGTAATGTCGTTAGTAGCCTGTAGCATGCTTCGCAGCGCATTCGCCACTTGATTGACCTGTTCATAGTGGAAAAATTCCATGCCAGTAACAATCATACGCTCGATTTCGTCCTTGATTTGTAAAATCTGCATGTCTGTGTCTGGTTTGAGGACAGTCCTTGGATCGACCCAAGGTTCCGGCCATTTGTGCGAACGACCAGCCGAAATATCGACCATCAGCTTGCAAAGCTCTATGGGTAAATTGTTATCCCCTATCTTATTCCGGAATTGATCACCTGTGAAGATTGATGCCTCGGTAAACAAGTTAATGAGCAGCTCGCCTCCAAGCCGCTCCTGTTCAATCCTCAGTAGTTGCGACAGAATCTGTATGAAGGGGTGAGTTGTTTTGGATATAAAAATCAGGCATGCCTGCAAAAATTCCAGTCTCATATCTGGTGAGTATTTTTGAAGACCCAATATAGTTGACAGAAACATCTGTGTGCTTTGAGTCGGCTCTTCTGTATTTGTGTTGGTGCTTAGCATTAAAAATTCTCCAAGAGCCTCAAAGCCTTTCTTGTTCATACATCGACCTAAGTCTTCTCTGCCTAGGCGATAGAGGGCGGTGCTTGTCTCGAATATTTGAAAGACCCTATACATCCCTGATGGTGAGCCTTTATACCAACTCCACGTGTCCGCGGTTGTCTCTTTGACAATATTTTCTGTTACCCAGAATTTTGTGTCAAAAACCCCGGCAATGAAATTCGCAAGTGACGTGAAAATCGCCTCGTGACAACGGTGGATTGCGGGGGACGACAGCATTCTGTTTAATCGCCTACGGTTCCGGTTCTTAAAGTGTCCCCATCTACCGAGCCTAAAGGTCAACTGTCCTACGCTGTTATAATGTCAGTCCTTCGCCTGGCTAATATAAATCTGAAGGGATATAGAAGAACTTTACTCTACAATAAAGCGCTGCCGATTGGCTAGAATCTCAACTATCTCCGGTATGGTCTTCCGGTGCCTTAGATAGAGCTCCGCGATCTCTGAATGCAGGGCTTCCCATTGGTAGTCTTTGTaacattggcggcggcagcggccGGGTACTTGACTTGTCGATGTCATCATTTTACCGCTCTACGGTAACTAGAGCGACATAGCATGCCAACATACGTGGTTTGGGTAATGTAAACAATGTATCACAATTATGTATGTCACGGCCACCGCCAGGCGGGATGAGCTGTCTATATGCTCAATTATTCGAATACCAACTCTTTGCTCTCGATTTGAGTTTATTCGCTATCGGCGTTTTCCAGCATATAGGTAACGTCCTAACAGTAAGGACGCCACCAGCGAACGACACATTGTTCTGATTCGCTATGTATGCATGCAAGAGAAGAAAGGctctttgctttggctgcagTCGCCTGGAGTGTATGAAGGAAAATGCATCTCACCTGTTTACAGGGTTTAATGATATAGGTAGGGTCACTGGGTGGCTATCTAAACTCGACTGCAGGAAACCTAACAGCCTTTTGCCTACGATGTCTTTGCCACTTCTCCTAAAACGCTCGCCTGCATGAAACATGTAGGGTCTTATGGCTTGGGTCTTTTGTCGTCATTAATCCGGTGCCGGAGCATGAGGCCGATAATCGGCTACTTAAAGGGAGTGCAGTAACTCTATTAAAGTATCTTGGTAAAGGTCGAAACTCGAATGCATATTCGGCGGGCCTATTAAATCAGGACGTTACCGCCCTTAAAATCTACTTAGTGACCAGATTAGCATCTCCATAGCGAACCTTACCATTGCCACGGCCACTAGAGCGCTGTCCGCAACAATACCTACATACCATGGGCAAATATAGACTGGGCAGCTCGGCCGTCACGGCGGTGTGACTCATGGATGCTTATTAACTTGGTAGAGGAATGACGGGTATCCTTCAATACCTGGAACGTACAGGCGTGAGATTGTTCTGCAACCAGCTAGCACTTTGAGCACAAAGTCGTGCAGTATCGTATGAATTACTATGTCCGAATTCATCAAAGTCTCTGGTGGTAAAATTTGTGAATCAGCATGTAATAGGCAGGAATTGTTCGCCACCCTTAGATAAAACGGACAAGGGGTTGCAATTGATACTACCCTAGGAGATGTTGGACGTATAGCGCCTGGAAAATCTACTGCAGCTTGCTTATGCCCCCATGGTTAGGGTCAGCCAATTATGGAAGTTACACTCGTGATATCTTCACTCCTCAGAACCTCACTCTGGGCTTCAATAGTAACAGTTGTTGGTCTAGACGCCCGTGACGCAAGTGTGATAGGCTTAAACGAACTTCCTGACACGAAGGACTTGTCACAACACTGTGAACTGGCCATAGCCTTCTAATTCTTCGTGATGGCTACTCTCTTGTAGTATAAGTATAAATACCACTTGACCCTCACAAGATCTACGTTGTCTATCAGTTTTATAGTATGGTAGTTTCAGATCGGGATGCAATCCGGATTATTACATGCCTTGCTGATATGAATACTCTTTCAATCGCATACTATTCCTGTTGTTAAATATTAAACAAAGGTAAATAAGTACTTACATCTCTTCAGATATCCCATACGTCAGGTGGGAAGTCTTCATTTGCTGGGTGCTTCTTTAGCTACCCGGTGTATAAATTCCTGGTCCGCCGACGGTTCCCGAACCGTCCTTTACCAATGGAGCAACGCACCAAATATATGCCAACGACGCCTAGTGCTTTGAGTTGCCCAGATACAAGGACAACTCAAAAGGTTGCCGCAGAATTGGCCAGTCCTGGGAGCAGTATAAacacaatggcaacaaagaGCTTTAGCGTATCTGCGTCATTTTCCAAAGGTTCAAGTGAGTGGACTGAGGTAAGTAACAGGGGCGAGAGGAGGAGACTTCAGAACAGGATAGCACAGCGCAGATTCCGTAAGTAACAGTCCGCCTGGCCATTGGCATATCCCATAATAATACCAGTTCTCACATTGTTTACAGGGCAAAAGGCGAAGGAGAacagagaaaaagagaatCGCGAACTGGAGAATAAACATCACGCCGGGAATATCTACCGCACTCCGTCGGCCTCATACCTCAAAGCCAATTATGACGTATCTGGACTACCATGGGGCAGCTTGAATTTGGACGTAGTCAGCCACAGTGGTCATGTCCATGATGCACAGCAAGGCATTGGGCTTGATACATCTATCAGTGAGCCTCATCAGACACTGTGTCCTGATGTACCAAGCTTAGCCCCTTTCTCTGCGCCAAACATCTTGATCGGGGCTTCCTGCGAGACTGGCTGCAGGACTTCGCACAATGACTACTCCCTGGCACCGCCCACCCTAGTCGAGGCAGTTGAAGAACCGGCTTTGGGATTTGCGTGGCCCCACGAAAACAGCACAGATTCCGCCTTCTTACCCGCAGACGGTGAGTGTTTGACAGCTTTGCTAACAAAACTTACAGGTCGTAAGACTGGTCCGTTCCTAGCACTCATTAGATAGTTTTACCTTCTCATGTTGCAATGTGTTTAGAGGTGACTCGATACACATGTATGTTTAGCTCTTGTTCCAAATCTAACATGGCTACTTTTATAGATCTCCAAATACTAGGAAAAGACTTGGGTAATGCGTGCTCAAACCTCGATCCACGCACCCTATATTGCAACGCTCAGCTCCGATGCCCCCAATGTTGCCAGGAACACCAGATCGCTGCGAATTGTGTTCCTGGCATTTTTGACGATGCGCCGTTGGCCTTGGAACGTGAACAGGGGAAGGAGAGCTTGGGGATTTCGTGGTGGCTGGAATGATATCAGGGAACTTAAGCTTAGAGGAACCTACAAATAGATCATACACTGTGTTCCTATTCGCTTGGAAAAAGATTGCAGCCTATTTTTGACACTGGGACGAATAGTTGCTATTCACAATGCTAATAGGAGGGAATCAGGGACTGACTTATTCCACCGGTTGGGGGAGTGGGTCTTACTACATGCTCCTGATGGGCTGTAAACTATATACGGTGCACCTCGACCGTTTGGTGAGTTCTAGAAAATAACGTTTATTCTTGTTTTTGTCTCCTCTACAGACAAGGGAAGTCCAGAAACGGCCGCGAGAAGCCTAACGAGAATAGGAAAATTGGACTTCATCTTCGGATATACTGGGCTGAAAGCTTCTTTAATATGAGGAATTTCCCAAATTAGATTCTTTAGGCCAAAGTGTTAACGTTCCACTAGAAAGCTGTACATTGCACTCTGAAGATTACGCTTCTTATATGTACTTGACCTATAGAAGGGGGTAATGGAGTCCGTAAGAGACGAAGAGAGCGTCCAGACCTCTTTCCAACTCTTGGCAATTTCTCTGATTACCCTCAGACAGATTACGTCTCTACATGGTAAGTGGCTAACCATATCTGATAGTACTTGCTGGTGGCCACTACCTCCGCACATGCATGTGACCTGTTACAATACTTCCCTGAGTATCAGTTCCAACCGTAATCCTGTTCACATGCAAGATTTTAAACGTGTGGCCGCCGGTAATTAAACCTTATTTGTAACACATTGGATCGAGCTCGTGGTCCCTTTGACTTTACTCAAGACAGGGGTTCCGAGCATCCCAAAACCGGTTCTCTCGATTGGAAACTCAATTTACCCATTGCAACACATCAGTAGACATGTCTTGCCTGAGCTTCACCAGCAGGAGTAGCATTGCCCGTGTTCGGCTAACGTAAACTCCGGCTGACACCTACTCGGCCTTCTCCTGACCACTCCCTTCCATCTCGCTCGTTACATCTTTATCAGTCAATTGGTCGACGCCAACCAGGACTGTACGGTGGTTATCGACGAGTTCAAGAGCAGGTGGCTGGTAGGACTTTCTAGCGCTCAGGATCCAATTGGAGCCGGCAATGACGACTATCACGCCAAAAGCAACGATACAATAGTTCATATTAACTGCGTCAGTCGGTCTCGTCGGGGGCCACACGAAGAGGACAGTTGTAAGCAATGCCCAGGCAACACCGGCAGCATTGCAAATATAGCCAACGGTGTTTGGTAGCTTAAAACTCCGGTTCTCAGGGAGCATGCGACGGCCGCGCAACATGTTAATGCCAGGGGGGATGGCGTATGTAATGGTGAAGCAGACAACCGCGGCGGAGATAATGGCGTTAAAGGCATTGGTAGAGCCAAGAAAGATAAGCCCAAGGACGACATCCCAAACGAAGCACCACAGCAGCCCGGCCACTGGAGCGCCAAAGGTTGGGCTAATGCGTTCAAAATGCTTGCTAAACGGCATACCGCCGTCGCGTGCTAAAGCGTAGGCTATGCGAGCGCTGGTGGCCATGTCGTCGATAGCGCACAGAACAAAAGAGAGAAGCGGAAACAACATCAGACAGATACTACCAGCTTTGCTTTGTGTGGCCTGGTAATATATCTCAAGAAGTGGCTGCGAGGCTGAGATGGCCGAAGGGACATCACTTATAACAGCGAGTACAGCAGCGATGTAGGCAAAGCCAGTGATGACCGCCATGACTATGGCGTATATCATGAGCCTCGGTCCTTGCCGCGTTGGGTTCGGCATCTCTTCGATCATATGTATAGTGGAGTCATACGCAGTCACTGAGAATGCTCTTAACGACTTTGTTAGCTTTGATGTTATTGGCAATCGACAGGTTCTACTCACCCCTGTAATAGACCAAGTTGCCAGGCCCAGCCATCCGGCCAGCCAGATTCGTTGATAAACCCTCCAAACACAAACTTGGCGCTCTGGAAGTCTGGAGCCGCACATGCCAGTATGGTAACCAAGCTAATTACGAAGCCTGCAAGAGTGAAGAACATGTTATACTTGTTCAAGTGGCTCAAGAAGCGGTTTGCAAGCAGGTTATAGCTGAAGGCAATAACATCAACCGCGATATATAGCAAGAGCCGTTGCCACGGCTTTTGAAGAAAGCCCGGATACATGAGCTCCGCGTAACTCATGATAATTCCGCTCACAAGTAAGCAATTGGCCGCAGCTAAGCATACCCACGCGGCAAGGTTGATCCAGCCGGTGACATAGCTGACTCCTCGTCTTGTTGACTTCCAGCTAGCTACTGCTGCCCAGTGATACTGTCCACCGGCGGTCGGATAAGCGGATAGAAACTCGGCGAGAGAAACACCACAGCACAGATTGAAGCCAccggcgacgatgatgcccCAAACGGCGCTGCTGGGCCCTCCGGAGGGCAGGGAAGCGTTGACGGTTGTGCCAATGGCACACCATGTGTTTACAA is a window of Pochonia chlamydosporia 170 chromosome 5, whole genome shotgun sequence DNA encoding:
- a CDS encoding GABA permease GabA (similar to Cordyceps militaris CM01 XP_006668668.1), whose protein sequence is MEDNRGTIRHRPTKDATEADASLELMGIKSNLDRNAFSNLSMLGMAFAIVNTWCAIGTTVNASLPSGGPSSAVWGIIVAGGFNLCCGVSLAEFLSAYPTAGGQYHWAAVASWKSTRRGVSYVTGWINLAAWVCLAAANCLLVSGIIMSYAELMYPGFLQKPWQRLLLYIAVDVIAFSYNLLANRFLSHLNKYNMFFTLAGFVISLVTILACAAPDFQSAKFVFGGFINESGWPDGWAWQLGLLQGAFSVTAYDSTIHMIEEMPNPTRQGPRLMIYAIVMAVITGFAYIAAVLAVISDVPSAISASQPLLEIYYQATQSKAGSICLMLFPLLSFVLCAIDDMATSARIAYALARDGGMPFSKHFERISPTFGAPVAGLLWCFVWDVVLGLIFLGSTNAFNAIISAAVVCFTITYAIPPGINMLRGRRMLPENRSFKLPNTVGYICNAAGVAWALLTTVLFVWPPTRPTDAVNMNYCIVAFGVIVVIAGSNWILSARKSYQPPALELVDNHRTVLVGVDQLTDKDVTSEMEGSGQEKAE